Proteins encoded together in one Impatiens glandulifera chromosome 1, dImpGla2.1, whole genome shotgun sequence window:
- the LOC124919865 gene encoding BTB/POZ and MATH domain-containing protein 3, protein MLDQDHDHDHDLDFYDDESCSKSISETVNGSHHFTIKGYSLAKGMGPGKYITSDVFTVGGYDWAIYFYPDGKNVEDSSVYVSVFIALASEGTDVRALFELTLLDQSGKGKHKVHSHFDRALESGPYTLKYRGSMWGYKRFFRRTNLEASDYIKDDCISMHCTVGVVRTHLQRPRQHNISVPPSDMGSDFKYLLDSEVGSDIMFQVGDETFKAHKLILASRSPVFRAQFYGFVGNPNVDKLPLQDIEPFIFKAMLMYIYSDRLPEVHEIMGSDSSCTSTIMLQHLLAAADRFNLDRLKQLCEAKLCEEASIETVATTLPLAEQLRCPQLKAFCLKFAAANLGVVMKSVGFRHLEESCPSLLSELLETVAIAVDETSSLRAKRSASSSVYGMDLTQQEVASGGDNQRRLRRRL, encoded by the exons ATGCTCGACCAAGATCACGATCACGACCACGACTTGGATTTCTATGACGATGAATCATGTTCCAAGTCAATCAGCGAAACTGTAAATGGATCTCACCATTTTACTATTAAGGGTTACTCCCTCGCGAAAGGGATGGGTCCTGGGAAGTATATAACAAGCGATGTATTCACTGTGGGTGGATATGACTGGGCAATTTACTTCTACCCAGATGGAAAGAATGTCGAGGATAGTTCGGTTTATGTGTCTGTATTCATCGCATTGGCTAGCGAAGGGACGGACGTTAGAGCATTGTTTGAGCTTACGTTGTTGGATCAAAGCGGGAAAGGGAAGCACAAGGTTCATAGTCATTTTGATCGCGCTCTTGAAAGTGGTCCTTATACTCTTAAGTATAGAGGAAGCATGTG GGGTTATAAACGCTTCTTCAGGAGAACCAATCTAGAGGCATCTGACTATATTAAAGATGACTGTATTTCCATGCACTGCACTGTTGGTGTGGTCAGAACTCATCTTCAGCGGCCTAGGCAGCATAATATTTCTGTACCTCCATCAGACATGGGCTCAGATTTCAAGTATTTGCTGGATTCTGAAGTTGGCTCTGACATAATGTTTCAAGTTGGAGATGAAACTTTCAAAGCACATAAGTTGATACTGGCTTCACGTTCTCCTGTATTTAGAGCTCAATTTTATGGTTTTGTTGGAAATCCTAATGTGGATAAATTGCCATTGCAGGATATAGAGCCTTTTATCTTCAAG GCTATGCTAATGTATATCTACTCAGATAGACTTCCCGAAGTGCATGAAATTATGGGATCAGATTCATCATGTACATCTACAATTATGTTGCAACACCTATTGGCTGCTGCTGATCGTTTTAATTTGGACCGCCTAAAACAATTGTGTGAGGCAAAATTATGCGAGGAAGCTAGCATTGAGACCGTAGCGACTACTCTTCCCCTTGCAGAACAACTCAGATGTCCTCAACTTAAGGCTTTTTGTTTAAAGTTTGCTGCAGCTAATTTGGGAG TTGTAATGAAGTCGGTAGGATTTAGACACTTGGAAGAGAGCTGCCCGTCTCTATTATCTGAGCTTCTAGAAACAGTGGCAATTGCAGTGGACGAGACATCGAGTTTAAGAGCAAAGAGGAGTGCGAGCAGCAGCGTTTATGGGATGGATCTTACACAACAGGAGGTGGCATCTGGGGGTGACAATCAGAGGCGATTGCGAAGAAGGCTCTAG